The Fortiea contorta PCC 7126 genome has a segment encoding these proteins:
- a CDS encoding glycosyltransferase: protein MNISHESNFPKASIAVIISAYNQEPFLIEAIESVLRQIKLPNEILISDDASDDNTYEIANFYHKKYPDLIKVNRNPVNLGIVENFNKAVSLTNSEYVCILNADDRYRSDFLQKTSMVLDEYTDVSIAYSDFALFGLRAKIVYDSYPPDRRGLVKANKFYIINFPDFNQETKQEFLLKGNFIHGASLLRRKAFDSVGGYIYQESIPEDYYLFYRIVKQGWNAKRVPLPLLEYRQYSKTQTNTRLATFAQLQFYKKLSQNLYHELQQIKLQLQPNQLKSVDKISSVETQVKFDSTEINLIVFPDWRQPEELLYEDIRILIKSVLIHPDTNKIALLIDDDNFSEEDISFIISDVILDLLQREKLDVTEEPTIKFISHLTSTEQKALLNQTTARISLKIENFSLIYQTISTKIPVYLPDDIKRIQLQDFDSIQSQFNSNNRLFNILDTYKIGKIEPSLLQELRQIKKTIAELWLSTEEIWLAKLYQSEFCQAYKALLNNKIKNELLTEDEQKFVAEILTHITKGFSEPKAIQYLLVAMLYCRPHHLPLSKEIAYIPDWLLNDYVKYLFQDSCYYQELGESRIYYNHIKDWINYIHTSIKHDENLLKWYDFLEYFVPTINFVNLYFNENNLKNIYVKRAEIIEQFLNAKNYELSFEFSSPSPTIKKIRLGILASNFLPGSETFAYLPVYEYISRDFEVILYALNQTGHQLEQYCQSCANSLKLLPENLSAQVNTIRSDDLDILFIATNVTAVTNQICLLATHRLARIQVTSGGSVVTTGMRNMDYYISGTLTDPLPTAQEQYQEKLVKLEGTAHCFSYGTEEGKLTTPVERNSLGIPQDAIVFISGANYFKTVPELIYTWIKIIALVPNSVLVLLPFGPNWSNNYPKTEFINYLKFIFSQHRLATERLIVLDPQPVPDRQDMKEYYKIADIYLDSYPFSGTTSLVEPLQVNLPVVTRKGTCFRSAMGAAMVQTLDISDLVADSEESYIQLAIALGNDPELRLQKSAQIKEKMQGNPSFLDSRSYSKKIGALFKELFNNYLTNTLNQNFSLRDTNLIIFPDWSQPEELLYEGLANVISHLTTHTDKSNLTLLIDTHNIFAEEADMFLSSLIMNLFMENDLDIADGPEISLLGNLSHRQWETLLPRIDSRIALAIDNQQAISQAKAENLPVCDINGLIASKQMTRVFTTTF, encoded by the coding sequence ATGAATATATCTCATGAGAGCAATTTTCCAAAAGCTAGTATTGCTGTCATTATTTCAGCATACAATCAAGAGCCTTTTTTGATTGAAGCCATAGAGTCAGTATTGCGTCAAATAAAATTGCCTAATGAAATCTTAATATCAGACGATGCTTCTGATGATAACACATATGAAATAGCAAATTTTTATCATAAAAAATATCCCGACCTAATTAAAGTTAATAGAAATCCCGTAAACTTGGGTATAGTTGAAAATTTTAACAAGGCTGTAAGCTTAACAAATTCAGAATACGTTTGTATCTTGAATGCAGATGATAGATATCGTAGTGATTTTCTGCAAAAAACATCTATGGTGCTAGATGAATATACAGATGTATCCATAGCTTACTCTGATTTTGCATTATTTGGACTGAGAGCTAAAATAGTATATGATTCCTATCCTCCGGATAGACGAGGTTTAGTTAAAGCTAATAAATTTTATATTATTAATTTTCCTGATTTTAATCAAGAAACTAAACAAGAATTTTTGCTCAAAGGTAATTTTATACATGGTGCATCATTATTGAGAAGAAAAGCATTTGATAGCGTCGGAGGATATATTTATCAGGAATCTATACCTGAAGATTACTATTTATTTTATCGAATAGTAAAACAGGGATGGAATGCAAAGAGAGTACCATTACCTCTTTTAGAATATAGACAATATTCAAAAACTCAAACAAACACACGTCTAGCAACTTTTGCACAGTTGCAATTTTACAAAAAACTTTCCCAAAACTTATATCATGAATTACAACAAATTAAATTACAGTTACAGCCAAATCAATTAAAATCAGTTGATAAAATTAGCTCTGTAGAGACACAAGTTAAATTTGATTCAACTGAAATTAATTTAATCGTTTTTCCTGACTGGCGACAACCAGAAGAATTGCTATACGAAGATATAAGAATTCTCATAAAAAGTGTTCTTATTCATCCAGATACAAATAAAATTGCGCTGCTGATAGATGACGACAATTTCTCAGAGGAAGATATAAGCTTTATCATATCAGATGTCATTTTAGACCTGCTGCAACGGGAAAAACTGGACGTTACCGAAGAACCAACTATTAAATTTATTTCTCATCTTACCTCAACAGAGCAAAAAGCACTGCTAAATCAAACTACAGCTCGCATTTCACTAAAAATAGAAAATTTTTCTCTAATTTATCAAACAATAAGTACAAAAATACCAGTTTATCTACCAGATGATATCAAGCGTATCCAATTGCAGGATTTTGATTCAATTCAATCCCAATTCAATTCTAATAACAGGCTATTCAATATTTTAGATACATATAAAATAGGTAAAATTGAGCCTTCTTTACTACAGGAATTACGCCAGATCAAAAAAACAATAGCTGAATTGTGGCTATCTACCGAAGAAATTTGGCTTGCTAAATTATATCAAAGCGAATTTTGTCAAGCATATAAAGCATTACTAAATAATAAGATTAAAAATGAACTATTGACTGAAGATGAGCAAAAATTTGTTGCTGAAATATTAACCCATATCACCAAAGGATTCAGTGAACCAAAAGCGATTCAGTATTTACTGGTAGCTATGCTTTATTGCCGTCCTCATCATCTACCATTATCTAAAGAAATTGCTTACATTCCTGATTGGTTGTTAAACGACTACGTGAAATATTTATTTCAAGATTCTTGTTATTATCAAGAACTAGGAGAATCACGTATTTATTATAACCATATCAAAGATTGGATAAATTATATTCATACATCTATAAAACATGACGAAAATTTATTAAAATGGTATGATTTTTTAGAGTATTTTGTGCCGACAATAAATTTTGTCAATCTCTATTTCAATGAAAACAATCTCAAAAATATTTATGTAAAACGCGCAGAAATTATTGAGCAATTTCTGAATGCAAAAAATTACGAATTATCTTTTGAATTCTCCAGTCCATCACCAACTATAAAAAAAATCCGGCTGGGTATCCTAGCATCTAATTTCTTACCTGGATCTGAAACATTTGCTTACCTTCCTGTTTATGAATATATTAGTAGAGATTTTGAAGTAATATTGTACGCTCTTAATCAAACTGGTCATCAACTAGAGCAATATTGCCAAAGTTGTGCAAACTCCCTGAAGCTATTACCAGAAAATTTATCAGCGCAGGTTAATACCATTCGTTCTGATGATTTAGATATATTATTCATTGCAACAAATGTAACTGCAGTAACTAATCAAATTTGTTTATTAGCAACTCATAGATTAGCTAGAATTCAAGTTACTAGCGGCGGTTCTGTTGTAACAACCGGAATGAGAAATATGGATTATTATATTTCCGGTACCTTAACAGATCCTTTGCCAACAGCACAAGAACAATATCAAGAAAAATTAGTGAAATTAGAAGGAACTGCACACTGTTTTAGTTACGGAACTGAAGAGGGAAAATTAACAACTCCAGTTGAGCGAAATAGTTTAGGGATTCCCCAAGATGCTATTGTTTTTATTTCTGGTGCTAATTATTTCAAAACAGTTCCAGAATTGATATATACATGGATAAAAATTATTGCTCTAGTACCAAATTCAGTTTTAGTACTTTTACCATTTGGGCCGAATTGGTCAAATAATTACCCCAAAACAGAATTTATCAATTACCTAAAATTTATATTTTCTCAGCATAGATTAGCTACTGAAAGATTAATAGTCTTAGATCCGCAACCTGTACCAGATCGGCAAGATATGAAAGAATACTACAAAATTGCGGATATTTATCTTGATTCTTATCCATTTTCGGGAACAACTTCCCTGGTAGAACCATTACAAGTTAATCTACCAGTAGTTACTAGAAAGGGAACTTGCTTTCGTTCTGCAATGGGAGCTGCAATGGTACAAACACTCGATATTTCTGATTTAGTGGCGGATAGTGAAGAGTCTTATATTCAGTTAGCGATCGCACTGGGAAATGATCCAGAATTACGCCTACAAAAAAGTGCCCAAATTAAAGAAAAAATGCAGGGTAATCCTAGTTTTCTAGATAGTCGCTCTTACTCAAAAAAAATAGGTGCATTGTTCAAAGAACTGTTTAATAATTATCTAACAAATACTCTAAATCAAAATTTTAGCTTAAGAGATACTAACCTGATTATTTTTCCTGACTGGTCACAGCCAGAAGAGTTACTATATGAAGGTTTAGCAAATGTAATTTCTCATCTTACTACTCACACAGATAAAAGTAATCTAACTTTGTTGATAGATACTCACAATATTTTTGCAGAAGAAGCTGATATGTTTTTGTCATCTTTAATCATGAATTTGTTCATGGAAAATGATTTAGACATTGCTGACGGCCCGGAAATTTCTCTACTAGGAAATCTTAGTCATAGACAATGGGAAACTTTACTGCCCAGAATCGATAGTAGAATTGCTTTAGCAATAGACAATCAACAAGCGATCTCCCAAGCGAAAGCGGAAAATCTGCCAGTCTGCGATATAAATGGCTTGATAGCATCCAAACAGATGACTAGAGTCTTCACCACAACCTTTTGA
- a CDS encoding type IV pilin-like G/H family protein codes for MKTELKAKFLQHILQKKKEDEGFTLIELLVVIIIIGILSAIALPSFLNQANKAKQSEAKTYVGSMNRAQQAYYLENNQFAAQDDFGKLGLGVATQTTNYIYKIAGGGTSSPSLVTNQASTVVAAAPLKTYVGGVSVATQAATSEATTIAILCEAEKARVNSGADIAATTASITGPSCPTNFVALK; via the coding sequence ATGAAAACCGAACTTAAAGCCAAATTTCTGCAACACATCCTCCAAAAAAAGAAAGAAGACGAAGGTTTTACCCTGATTGAATTACTAGTCGTAATCATCATCATCGGCATTCTTTCTGCAATTGCTTTACCATCTTTCTTGAACCAAGCAAACAAAGCCAAACAGTCAGAAGCGAAAACTTACGTTGGTTCTATGAACCGCGCCCAACAAGCTTATTATTTGGAAAATAATCAATTTGCAGCTCAAGACGACTTTGGTAAATTAGGTCTTGGCGTTGCTACACAAACTACAAACTACATATATAAAATTGCCGGTGGTGGTACTAGTTCTCCTAGCCTAGTCACTAACCAAGCATCTACAGTAGTAGCCGCAGCGCCCCTGAAAACCTATGTTGGTGGTGTGAGTGTAGCAACGCAAGCTGCTACTAGTGAAGCTACTACCATCGCTATTTTATGCGAAGCTGAGAAAGCAAGAGTTAACAGTGGCGCTGATATAGCAGCAACTACGGCTAGTATAACTGGACCTTCTTGCCCCACTAACTTCGTCGCTTTGAAATAA
- a CDS encoding type IV pilin-like G/H family protein, with protein sequence MKTELKAKFLQHILQKKKEDEGFTLIELLVVIIIIGILSAIALPSFLNQANKAKQSEAKTYVGSMNRAQQAYYLENNQFAAQDDFGKLGLGVATVTTNYVYKIDGGGTSSPSLVTNQASTVVAAAPLKTYVGGVSIATQAATSEATTIAILCEAEKARVNSGADIAATTASTTGPSCPTNFVALK encoded by the coding sequence ATGAAAACCGAACTTAAAGCCAAATTTCTGCAACACATCCTCCAAAAAAAGAAAGAAGACGAAGGTTTTACCCTGATTGAATTACTAGTTGTAATCATCATCATCGGCATTCTTTCTGCAATTGCTTTACCATCTTTCTTGAACCAAGCAAATAAAGCCAAGCAGTCAGAAGCGAAAACTTACGTTGGTTCTATGAACCGCGCCCAACAAGCTTATTATTTGGAAAATAATCAATTTGCAGCTCAAGACGACTTTGGTAAATTAGGTCTTGGCGTTGCTACAGTCACCACAAATTACGTGTACAAAATTGATGGTGGTGGTACTAGTTCTCCTAGCCTAGTCACTAACCAAGCATCTACAGTAGTAGCCGCAGCGCCCCTGAAAACCTATGTTGGTGGTGTGAGTATAGCAACGCAAGCTGCTACTAGTGAAGCTACTACCATCGCTATTTTATGCGAAGCTGAGAAAGCAAGAGTTAACAGTGGCGCTGATATAGCAGCAACTACGGCTAGTACAACTGGACCTTCGTGCCCCACCAACTTCGTCGCTTTGAAATAA
- the trxB gene encoding thioredoxin-disulfide reductase, which produces MTNQTVENLVIIGSGPAGYTAAIYAGRANLKPVVFEGFQAGGLPGGQLMTTTEVENFPGFPQGITGPELMDLMKAQAERWGAELYTEDVTSVDLTERPFTIRSDEREVKAHSIIIATGATARRLGLPSENAFWSRGISACAICDGATPIFHGAELAVIGAGDSAAEESIYLTKYGSKVNLLVRSDVMRASKAMQDRVLSNPKIQVHWSTEVVDVFGNGHMDGVRVRNNKTGEEKTLQAKGLFYAIGHTPNTSLFKGQLELDELNYVATKHGSPETSVAGVFAAGDVQDHEYRQAITAAGSGCAAALLAERWLSSNSLIQEFRQQPASAVNELVTQPAAKKTEAELAAEFDLQATRHEGGYALRKLFHDSTRLLLVKYVAPGCGPCHTLKPILNKVVAEFDGKIHFVEIDIDKDREIAVNAGVTGTPTVQLFKNQELLKEVKGVKQKSEYRQLIESNL; this is translated from the coding sequence ATGACAAACCAGACTGTAGAAAACTTGGTGATTATCGGTTCTGGGCCAGCAGGTTACACAGCCGCTATTTATGCAGGACGCGCTAACCTCAAACCCGTTGTCTTTGAAGGTTTCCAAGCTGGGGGTTTACCGGGTGGACAATTAATGACAACGACGGAAGTCGAGAATTTTCCTGGATTTCCCCAAGGAATCACTGGGCCGGAATTGATGGATTTAATGAAGGCGCAAGCGGAACGCTGGGGGGCTGAGTTATACACTGAAGATGTCACTTCAGTTGATTTGACTGAGCGTCCGTTCACGATTCGCTCAGATGAGAGGGAAGTCAAAGCCCATAGTATTATTATTGCTACTGGCGCAACTGCAAGGCGTTTAGGTTTACCCAGCGAAAATGCATTTTGGAGTCGGGGAATCTCAGCTTGTGCAATTTGTGATGGAGCGACGCCAATTTTTCACGGTGCGGAGTTGGCTGTAATTGGGGCTGGTGACTCAGCGGCGGAAGAGTCAATTTATCTGACTAAATATGGTTCTAAAGTAAATTTGTTGGTACGCTCTGATGTGATGCGGGCTTCTAAAGCGATGCAAGACAGGGTTTTGAGTAATCCCAAAATCCAGGTGCATTGGAGCACGGAAGTTGTGGATGTGTTCGGTAATGGTCACATGGACGGGGTGAGAGTCCGCAATAACAAAACTGGCGAGGAGAAAACTCTGCAAGCCAAGGGTTTATTTTACGCCATTGGTCACACTCCCAATACTTCCTTATTTAAGGGACAGTTGGAACTAGATGAGTTAAATTACGTCGCCACTAAACACGGTTCACCAGAAACCAGTGTTGCTGGGGTGTTTGCTGCGGGTGATGTCCAAGATCATGAGTATCGCCAAGCAATTACAGCGGCGGGTAGTGGTTGTGCTGCAGCATTGTTAGCAGAACGCTGGTTGTCGTCTAATAGTTTGATTCAAGAATTCCGTCAACAGCCAGCAAGTGCGGTGAATGAATTAGTCACTCAGCCAGCGGCGAAGAAAACAGAAGCGGAACTAGCGGCTGAATTTGATTTGCAAGCGACACGCCATGAGGGCGGTTATGCTTTGCGGAAATTGTTTCATGACAGCACGCGCTTACTCTTAGTTAAATATGTTGCGCCTGGTTGCGGCCCTTGTCACACCCTCAAGCCGATATTAAATAAAGTGGTGGCTGAATTTGATGGCAAAATTCACTTTGTAGAAATCGATATCGACAAAGACCGTGAAATTGCGGTAAATGCTGGGGTGACGGGTACGCCCACAGTTCAACTATTCAAGAATCAGGAATTGTTGAAAGAAGTAAAAGGCGTCAAGCAAAAGAGTGAATATCGCCAGTTAATTGAAAGTAATCTTTAG
- a CDS encoding putative toxin-antitoxin system toxin component, PIN family has product MKVVIDTNVLVSAVLKGKIPRAVIQFIFDNPDWEWVASAEIVLEYKEVLSRSKFKLTDEVISAWFDILDIFIILIDVNLEIDFPRDRKDAKFLACAIAAKADFLITGDSDFNQAQTLVDTTIISVSLFNRLVNDIQG; this is encoded by the coding sequence ATGAAAGTTGTTATTGACACAAATGTTTTAGTTTCTGCTGTCCTCAAGGGTAAAATACCGAGAGCCGTTATTCAGTTTATATTTGATAATCCTGATTGGGAATGGGTAGCTTCTGCAGAAATTGTCCTCGAATATAAAGAGGTATTAAGTCGCAGTAAGTTTAAGTTAACAGATGAAGTAATATCAGCATGGTTTGATATTCTTGATATTTTTATCATATTAATTGATGTCAACTTAGAGATTGATTTTCCCAGAGATAGAAAAGATGCAAAGTTTTTAGCTTGCGCGATCGCTGCAAAAGCAGATTTTTTGATTACAGGTGATTCTGATTTTAATCAGGCGCAAACTTTGGTAGATACTACAATTATTTCTGTGTCTTTGTTTAACAGATTAGTTAACGATATTCAAGGGTAG
- a CDS encoding ABC transporter permease, whose protein sequence is MAITKRQLPSFFRFPKNPSLSQRLMVIGIAITLFFLFLAFFAPIFQAWGWLQNPEQCPVDNPVQAAPSAKYWFGTSRLGCDIFSRTVFGVQAALQVVILATALSMVIGVPLGMVSGYLGGNLDKVLLFLMDSIYTLPGLLLSVTLAFVVGRGILNAAIAISIAYIPQYYRVVRNHTVSVKTEVFIEAAQAMGASTWTVLSRYLFFNVIQSVPVLFTLNAADAILVLGGLGFLGLGLPEQVPEWGRDLKEALGDPSLGIWWTTLFPGLALTLMVVGLSLLGEGLNEFVNPRLRRQNTIRK, encoded by the coding sequence ATGGCCATAACAAAACGGCAACTACCGTCTTTTTTCCGCTTTCCTAAAAATCCTAGTCTTTCTCAGCGATTAATGGTCATTGGGATAGCTATTACTTTGTTTTTTCTCTTCCTGGCGTTCTTTGCTCCCATATTTCAGGCTTGGGGATGGCTGCAAAATCCCGAACAGTGTCCTGTAGATAATCCTGTACAAGCAGCACCTTCAGCTAAATACTGGTTTGGGACTAGTCGCCTGGGGTGTGATATCTTTTCTAGGACAGTGTTTGGTGTTCAAGCTGCTTTGCAGGTGGTAATTTTAGCCACAGCGCTGAGTATGGTAATTGGCGTGCCTTTGGGGATGGTAAGTGGCTATTTGGGAGGTAATTTGGATAAGGTGTTGCTGTTTCTCATGGATAGCATCTACACTTTACCAGGGCTATTATTGTCCGTTACCCTGGCGTTTGTGGTGGGACGGGGGATCTTGAATGCAGCGATCGCTATTAGCATTGCTTACATCCCTCAATATTATCGTGTTGTCCGTAATCACACTGTAAGCGTGAAAACTGAGGTATTTATTGAAGCTGCTCAAGCTATGGGTGCTTCCACTTGGACGGTGCTATCTCGCTATTTATTTTTTAACGTCATTCAAAGCGTACCCGTACTTTTCACCCTCAACGCCGCCGACGCGATTTTAGTGCTGGGCGGTTTAGGCTTTTTAGGGTTAGGATTACCAGAACAAGTGCCAGAATGGGGACGCGATCTCAAGGAAGCTTTGGGCGATCCATCTCTGGGTATTTGGTGGACAACACTTTTTCCCGGTTTGGCGCTGACATTGATGGTGGTGGGATTATCGCTGCTGGGTGAGGGTTTAAATGAATTCGTGAATCCTCGTTTGCGGCGACAAAATACCATCCGGAAATAA